The following proteins come from a genomic window of Verrucomicrobium sp.:
- a CDS encoding glycosyltransferase family 39 protein encodes MTTIQETIYNLEQGRGVSWVRWIVFLVAFFVLAGWLNLFQFRGFASQEAMDDAQLARQLAQGHGFTTYFVRPAALAQMRDRAYLRQGGLITSPATASSRAVDLTRLPDTANPPLYPLCLAALFKVSGVSFSVPPEKLSNFHFFTPELAVNLFNQFCLALTAVAVFLLGRSLFDQRVGLLAAAACLAGDLNWRFSLSGLPVCLTLLLITLAALFLHRALLREEEGRSWPWLSLALGAFFLGLAVLSQYTAGWLLPPFLAAALLGLRARWRTAALLLAVWGVLLTPWALREIALTGNPVGVNTLLLGTGGESYPGTSLERSYRFKTGVLIWQEGLHKAAHGLRYHIENFYRLLGTGIAPAFFLVGLLYLFRRRRGQIVRGFVLVGLLCLAFGTSLVKAEPEPATLANTLFLLWPLVTLLGASFFFILLDRLQVSGVLRPWVIGLFLAVNSLPLLATLAGSGRGAFAYPPYFPPILLYSAPWFEPNEAIASDMPWAVAWYQNRPSLWLPATRKDFMEIHDYVSSIRGVLFTPVSRNAANLFDIERGEWAEWESLINKKGYPPDFPLQTALPLPPNGSDYLLFADHVRWPVAEKSP; translated from the coding sequence ATGACGACGATCCAGGAAACGATCTACAACCTCGAACAAGGACGCGGCGTCTCCTGGGTCCGCTGGATCGTCTTCCTCGTCGCCTTCTTCGTCCTGGCGGGCTGGCTCAACCTTTTCCAATTCCGCGGCTTCGCCTCCCAGGAGGCGATGGACGACGCGCAGCTGGCCCGGCAGCTGGCCCAGGGGCACGGCTTCACCACCTACTTCGTCCGCCCCGCCGCGCTGGCCCAGATGCGGGACCGCGCCTACCTGCGCCAGGGCGGCCTCATCACCTCCCCTGCCACGGCCTCCTCCCGGGCGGTCGACCTCACCCGCCTGCCGGACACCGCCAATCCGCCCCTCTACCCCCTCTGCCTGGCCGCCTTGTTCAAGGTCAGCGGCGTCTCCTTTTCCGTGCCGCCGGAAAAGCTAAGCAACTTCCACTTCTTCACGCCGGAACTGGCGGTCAATCTCTTCAACCAATTCTGCCTGGCTCTCACCGCCGTCGCGGTCTTCCTGCTGGGGCGCTCCCTCTTTGACCAGCGGGTCGGCCTCTTGGCCGCCGCGGCCTGTTTGGCGGGGGACCTGAATTGGCGTTTTTCCCTCTCCGGCCTGCCCGTCTGCCTGACTCTCCTCCTCATCACCCTCGCCGCCCTCTTCCTGCACCGGGCACTGCTGCGGGAGGAAGAAGGAAGATCCTGGCCCTGGCTTTCCCTGGCCCTGGGCGCCTTCTTCCTGGGGCTGGCGGTCCTAAGCCAATACACCGCCGGGTGGCTGCTGCCGCCGTTCCTGGCCGCCGCGCTCCTTGGCCTGCGGGCGCGCTGGCGCACCGCCGCCCTGTTGCTGGCCGTCTGGGGCGTGCTCCTGACTCCCTGGGCTCTCCGGGAAATCGCCCTCACCGGCAATCCGGTGGGCGTCAACACGCTGCTCCTGGGCACCGGCGGGGAGTCTTATCCCGGCACCTCCCTGGAACGCTCCTACCGCTTCAAGACAGGCGTCCTCATCTGGCAGGAAGGATTGCACAAGGCCGCCCACGGCCTCCGCTACCATATCGAAAATTTCTACCGCCTCCTGGGGACCGGCATCGCCCCGGCCTTCTTCCTCGTCGGGCTTCTTTACCTTTTCCGCCGCCGCCGGGGGCAGATCGTGCGCGGCTTCGTCCTGGTCGGCCTTCTCTGCCTGGCTTTTGGCACCTCCCTGGTGAAGGCGGAGCCGGAACCGGCCACCTTAGCCAATACTCTTTTCCTTCTTTGGCCGTTAGTGACTCTGCTCGGCGCCTCCTTCTTCTTCATCCTGCTGGACCGCCTGCAAGTCTCCGGCGTCCTCCGCCCCTGGGTTATCGGGCTTTTTTTGGCGGTCAACTCGCTTCCCCTCCTGGCCACCCTGGCCGGTTCCGGCCGCGGCGCTTTTGCCTATCCCCCTTATTTCCCCCCCATCCTCCTTTACAGCGCCCCCTGGTTCGAGCCGAACGAGGCCATCGCCAGCGACATGCCCTGGGCCGTGGCCTGGTATCAGAACCGCCCGTCCCTCTGGCTTCCCGCCACCCGCAAAGACTTCATGGAGATCCACGACTACGTCTCCTCCATCCGCGGCGTCCTCTTCACCCCCGTCAGCCGAAACGCCGCCAACCTCTTCGACATCGAGCGCGGCGAATGGGCCGAATGGGAGTCCCTAATCAATAAAAAGGGGTATCCGCCCGATTTCCCGCTCCAAACCGCCCTCCCACTCCCCCCCAACGGCAGCGACTACCTCCTCTTCGCCGACCACGTCCGGTGGCCTGTCGCGGAAAAATCGCCGTAA
- a CDS encoding sigma-54 dependent transcriptional regulator, whose protein sequence is MTGVTGNLPGLLIVEDEKNTRDGLRRALEDKFEVYLASDIQTAWNVLESEPVDLLLTDLRLGTDSGMDLLSKAQSLPKPPICILMTAYGSVDTAVQAMRRGAYDYVTKPLHLDKLELLLTRALRSNKVEAENVQLRQELDQKYGLEKILGNSPALREVLEKIKQVANSRASVLIEGESGTGKELAAQALHRLSSRKGHPLITVHCAALSPQLLESELFGHEKGAFTGAVERRIGRFEEANHGTLFLDEIGEIDGATQVKLLRAIGERTVQRVGSNKPIEVDVRLITATNRDLEQEVAAGKFREDLFFRLNVVRLRMPSLRQRKEDIPILCNAFIKEFSSENGKRIAGLSPEAREAVQRYDWPGNVRELRMAMEHGVVLARGDLITPADLPERLFQGTPLRRGEEAPSADGLNLEAMEKRYIAQALRQHRGNRTEAAEALGISRRTLHRKLKEYGLEGM, encoded by the coding sequence ATGACCGGCGTCACCGGCAACCTGCCCGGCCTCCTCATCGTGGAGGACGAAAAGAACACCCGCGACGGCCTCCGCCGCGCGCTGGAGGACAAATTCGAGGTCTACCTGGCCTCCGACATCCAGACCGCCTGGAACGTGCTGGAAAGCGAGCCTGTCGACCTCCTCCTGACCGACCTCCGCCTGGGGACCGACAGCGGCATGGACCTCCTCTCCAAGGCGCAGAGCCTGCCCAAGCCGCCCATCTGCATCCTCATGACCGCCTACGGCTCCGTCGACACGGCGGTCCAGGCCATGCGCCGGGGCGCGTACGACTACGTCACCAAGCCCCTCCACCTCGACAAGCTGGAGCTGCTCCTCACCCGCGCCCTGCGCTCCAACAAGGTGGAGGCGGAGAACGTCCAGCTGCGCCAGGAGCTGGACCAGAAATACGGCCTGGAAAAGATCCTGGGAAACTCCCCCGCCCTGCGCGAGGTGCTGGAAAAGATCAAGCAGGTGGCCAATTCCCGCGCCAGCGTCCTCATCGAGGGGGAGAGCGGCACGGGCAAGGAACTGGCCGCCCAGGCCCTCCACCGCCTGAGCAGCCGCAAGGGGCACCCCCTCATCACCGTCCACTGCGCCGCCCTTTCCCCGCAGCTTTTGGAGAGCGAGCTCTTCGGCCACGAGAAGGGCGCCTTCACCGGCGCGGTGGAGCGGCGCATCGGCCGCTTCGAGGAGGCCAACCACGGCACCCTCTTCCTGGACGAGATCGGCGAGATCGACGGCGCCACCCAGGTAAAGCTCCTGCGCGCGATCGGGGAACGGACCGTCCAGCGCGTCGGCAGCAACAAGCCGATCGAGGTCGACGTCCGCCTCATCACCGCCACCAACCGCGACCTGGAACAGGAAGTGGCGGCGGGCAAGTTCCGCGAGGACCTCTTCTTCCGCCTCAACGTGGTCCGCCTCCGCATGCCGTCCCTGCGCCAGCGGAAGGAGGACATCCCCATCCTCTGCAACGCCTTCATCAAGGAATTCTCCTCCGAAAACGGCAAGAGGATCGCCGGCCTTTCCCCGGAGGCGCGGGAGGCCGTGCAGCGCTACGACTGGCCGGGCAACGTCCGCGAGCTGCGGATGGCGATGGAACACGGCGTCGTCCTGGCGCGGGGCGACCTCATCACCCCGGCCGACCTGCCGGAGCGCCTCTTTCAAGGCACCCCGCTCCGCAGGGGAGAAGAGGCTCCCTCCGCCGACGGCCTCAACTTGGAAGCGATGGAAAAACGCTACATCGCCCAGGCTCTCCGCCAGCATCGCGGCAACCGGACGGAGGCCGCCGAGGCCCTGGGCATCAGCCGCCGGACGCTGCACCGAAAGCTGAAGGAATACGGCTTGGAAGGAATGTAA
- a CDS encoding ATP-binding protein: MKKSSFLDKFLHRIDRVGPGDLQHYLMQLARDKGFLEAIFNSLQEAILVVDPDGRIIYMNDGVERLLGIPLEDALHQPVTRYLRDVDWTSILGERRSLSRDFEVSYPERRYLNLTLVPLEDDGQERGGFALIFRDLTSARAETQEAIESEKLGALTLLAAGVAHELGNPLNSLDIHLQLLERDLKRLGVFKKDQNIAESWQVLRTEMSRLDTILVNFLRAIRPTTPQLQLENVNALLEESIEFLRPEIRDRELHVETRLDAAAPPLWVDRDQLKQAFYNLIKNALQAMPAGGKLLLSTERTDTHLVITFADNGAGIPPEKIGRIFEPYFTTKPSGSGLGLLIVRRIVREHGGDLELESHPGAGTTVRLLLPLPEKRVRLLPAGESAA, translated from the coding sequence GTGAAGAAGAGCAGCTTCCTGGACAAGTTCCTCCACCGGATCGACCGCGTCGGCCCCGGCGACCTGCAGCACTATTTGATGCAGCTGGCCCGGGACAAGGGATTCCTGGAGGCGATCTTCAACAGCCTCCAGGAGGCCATCCTGGTCGTCGATCCGGACGGGCGCATCATCTACATGAACGACGGCGTGGAGCGGCTCCTGGGCATCCCCCTGGAGGACGCCCTGCACCAGCCGGTCACCCGCTACCTGCGGGACGTCGACTGGACCTCCATCCTGGGCGAGCGGCGCAGCCTCAGCCGGGACTTCGAAGTTTCCTATCCGGAGCGCCGCTACCTGAATCTGACCCTGGTCCCCCTGGAGGACGACGGGCAGGAGCGCGGCGGCTTCGCCCTCATCTTCCGGGACCTGACCAGCGCCCGGGCCGAGACGCAGGAGGCCATCGAGTCGGAAAAGCTCGGCGCCCTCACCCTCCTGGCCGCGGGCGTCGCGCACGAGCTGGGCAACCCGCTCAACTCCCTGGACATCCATCTCCAGCTCCTGGAGCGGGACCTGAAGCGGCTGGGCGTCTTCAAGAAGGACCAGAACATCGCCGAGTCGTGGCAGGTCCTCCGCACGGAAATGAGCCGCCTGGACACGATTCTGGTCAACTTTCTCCGCGCCATCCGCCCGACGACGCCGCAGCTCCAGCTGGAAAACGTCAACGCGCTGCTGGAAGAATCGATCGAGTTCCTCCGCCCGGAGATCCGGGACAGGGAGCTGCACGTGGAAACGCGCCTGGACGCCGCCGCCCCGCCCCTTTGGGTCGACCGCGACCAACTCAAGCAGGCGTTCTACAACCTGATAAAAAATGCGCTGCAAGCGATGCCCGCCGGGGGTAAGCTCCTGCTGTCGACGGAGCGGACGGACACCCACCTCGTGATCACCTTTGCGGACAACGGCGCCGGGATTCCCCCGGAAAAGATCGGGCGGATCTTCGAGCCGTACTTCACCACCAAGCCTTCCGGCAGCGGCCTGGGCCTGCTCATCGTCCGCCGCATCGTGCGGGAGCACGGGGGGGATTTGGAGCTGGAGAGCCACCCCGGCGCCGGCACCACCGTCCGGCTGCTGCTGCCCCTGCCGGAAAAGCGGGTCCGCCTTCTGCCCGCGGGAGAAAGCGCGGCATGA
- a CDS encoding N-acetylmuramoyl-L-alanine amidase: MMRRLLLLLLAVLAFSPAEARAADDSWHLVSLNRREYVTLHDFCRFYGFDFPGAMDGKVCVLKGPRGTLRLQLDSAAIYLNGVRYYLCFPVVESDGNWLLSRLDLSYLLEPALRPYRISGRRAFLGVVIDAGHGGTDNGATSTRGKMEKNYALDTAFRLEAILRKHNIQTVLTRRRDEFVPLEERARFGERYKDFIFVAIHFNSANPAARGLETYVETPRGAASTSSEGYLRMSDYQRVPGNEQDMWNTLLGYEIHRQIIRLNPGDTEADRGLKRARFVVLKENSLPSVLVEGGFLTNPLEAAAVDLPLYRQRLADAIATGIENFLQESSDQPVATPANAPRPVPVAAPAPAPAASEQSETEADFRPAEEDRNP, translated from the coding sequence ATGATGCGGCGGCTGCTCCTTCTTCTCCTGGCGGTCCTGGCGTTCTCCCCCGCCGAAGCCCGCGCCGCGGACGATTCCTGGCACCTCGTCTCCCTCAACCGCCGGGAATACGTCACCCTGCACGACTTCTGCCGCTTTTACGGCTTCGACTTTCCGGGAGCGATGGACGGAAAGGTCTGCGTCCTGAAAGGGCCGCGAGGGACCCTGCGGCTCCAGCTGGACAGCGCCGCCATCTATCTCAACGGCGTCCGCTACTACCTTTGCTTCCCCGTCGTGGAGAGCGACGGGAACTGGCTCCTCTCCCGCCTGGACCTTAGCTACCTGCTGGAACCCGCCCTGCGCCCCTACCGCATCTCCGGCCGCCGGGCGTTCCTGGGCGTCGTCATCGACGCCGGGCACGGCGGCACGGACAACGGCGCCACCAGCACGCGCGGGAAGATGGAGAAGAACTACGCGCTGGACACCGCCTTCCGCCTGGAGGCGATCCTGCGCAAGCACAACATCCAGACCGTCCTCACCCGCCGCCGGGACGAGTTCGTCCCGCTGGAGGAGCGCGCCCGCTTCGGGGAGCGATACAAGGACTTCATCTTCGTCGCCATCCACTTCAACTCCGCCAATCCCGCCGCGCGCGGCCTGGAAACCTACGTGGAGACGCCGCGCGGCGCCGCCTCCACCAGCTCGGAAGGCTACCTCCGCATGTCCGACTACCAGCGCGTCCCCGGCAACGAGCAGGACATGTGGAATACCCTGCTGGGCTACGAGATCCACCGCCAGATCATCCGTCTCAACCCCGGCGACACAGAGGCCGACCGCGGCCTGAAACGCGCCCGCTTCGTCGTTCTGAAGGAAAACAGCCTCCCTTCCGTCCTGGTGGAAGGAGGCTTCCTGACCAACCCGCTGGAAGCCGCCGCCGTCGACCTGCCGCTCTACCGCCAGCGGCTGGCCGACGCCATCGCCACCGGCATCGAAAACTTCCTGCAGGAAAGCAGCGACCAGCCCGTGGCCACGCCCGCCAACGCGCCGCGCCCGGTTCCCGTGGCCGCGCCGGCACCGGCGCCCGCCGCCTCCGAACAGAGCGAGACGGAGGCCGACTTCCGCCCGGCAGAGGAGGACCGGAACCCGTGA
- the panC gene encoding pantoate--beta-alanine ligase, with amino-acid sequence MKTVSDPALMQRTALAWRRRGVRIALVPTMGALHAGHARLIEVARQKAGKKGKIVVSIYVNPTQFGPREDLTRYPRPRRADLALCRKLGVDLVFAPGNLYAPGHSTWVTEEALSEGRCGASRPGHFRGVTTVVTKLFTLVQPDLACFGWKDAQQLEVVTRMARDLNLPVRIVPVETVRDRDGLALSSRNRYLSPEERQRALAIPLLLRVAAGRTGGEAWLRRHLAKAPGLKLDYVTLSGGRLCVAAWVGKTRLLDNVPCPVK; translated from the coding sequence ATGAAAACCGTTTCCGATCCCGCCCTCATGCAGCGCACCGCCCTGGCCTGGCGGCGGCGCGGCGTCCGCATTGCCCTGGTGCCCACGATGGGGGCCCTTCACGCAGGGCATGCCCGTTTGATCGAAGTGGCCCGCCAAAAGGCGGGAAAGAAAGGCAAGATCGTCGTCTCCATCTACGTCAATCCCACCCAGTTCGGCCCCCGGGAAGATCTGACCCGCTACCCGCGCCCGCGCCGGGCCGATCTGGCCCTCTGCCGCAAGCTGGGCGTCGATCTCGTCTTCGCCCCCGGCAACCTCTACGCGCCCGGCCATTCCACCTGGGTCACGGAAGAGGCCCTTTCCGAAGGCCGCTGCGGCGCCTCCCGCCCCGGCCACTTCCGGGGCGTCACCACCGTGGTGACCAAGCTCTTCACCCTCGTCCAGCCCGACCTGGCCTGCTTCGGCTGGAAGGACGCCCAGCAGCTGGAAGTCGTCACCCGGATGGCGCGGGACCTGAACCTGCCCGTCCGCATCGTGCCGGTAGAAACCGTGCGGGACCGGGACGGCCTGGCCCTCAGCTCCCGCAACCGCTACCTCTCCCCGGAAGAGCGGCAGCGCGCCCTGGCCATCCCGCTCCTCCTGCGCGTCGCCGCCGGGCGGACCGGCGGGGAAGCGTGGCTCCGCCGCCACCTGGCCAAGGCCCCCGGCCTCAAGCTCGACTACGTCACCCTCTCCGGCGGGCGCCTCTGCGTCGCCGCCTGGGTGGGGAAGACCCGCCTTTTGGACAACGTCCCCTGCCCCGTCAAATGA
- a CDS encoding gluconokinase, giving the protein MAVLAIDIGTSSTRCAVYDRRGVRRVETTAQIAYPLQTSPDGRAELRPADIQRAVLKTVSAALKKWRGGPIAAVGVSCFWHSLLALDEKGAPLSAVFTWADSRCHPEAERLRARGGERRLHARTGCMARASFWPAKLLWLRRAQPSLFKKTARWVSPGEWIMEKWCGRAHVSLSMASGTGLLDGRKLAWDTPLLRRCGLSARKLNPLSEAPLPTHPRLAAKFPSLRDARWYPALGDGAASNLGSGALRPGVAAINFGTSGALRVGVRAGKGAQGPLAPLGLFAYRIDADYRLLGGAISNAGNLRAWALRVLRLPDAAALEREAARRLGPAPGLEMLPFLAGERAPTWPDGIPAAFFGMTQATTALDLLHALEEASYLRLARIAELVEKTAGRRLSYIVSGGLLHSPAALQQLADVLGRPVHPSLEPEASLRGAALYALQNSGLLQKNLRPLHGPAVRPRPQAARAYAAAREKQASLEAELGRWKTLGGSVQVR; this is encoded by the coding sequence ATGGCGGTCCTGGCCATCGATATCGGCACCTCGTCGACCCGCTGCGCGGTCTATGACCGCCGGGGCGTCCGGCGGGTGGAAACCACCGCCCAAATCGCCTACCCGCTCCAGACCTCCCCCGACGGCCGGGCCGAGCTGCGCCCCGCCGACATCCAACGGGCCGTCCTGAAGACCGTTTCCGCCGCGCTCAAGAAATGGCGCGGCGGGCCGATCGCCGCCGTCGGCGTCTCCTGCTTCTGGCACAGCCTCCTGGCCCTGGACGAAAAGGGCGCGCCGCTCTCCGCCGTCTTCACCTGGGCCGATTCCCGCTGCCATCCGGAGGCGGAGCGGCTCCGCGCGCGCGGCGGGGAACGCCGCCTCCACGCCCGCACCGGCTGCATGGCCCGGGCCTCCTTCTGGCCGGCCAAGCTCCTTTGGCTCCGCCGCGCCCAGCCCTCCCTTTTCAAGAAAACCGCCCGCTGGGTTTCTCCCGGGGAGTGGATCATGGAAAAATGGTGCGGCCGGGCCCACGTCTCCCTCTCCATGGCCAGCGGCACCGGCCTCCTCGACGGGCGCAAGCTGGCCTGGGACACCCCTCTCCTCCGCCGCTGCGGCCTCTCCGCGCGGAAGCTCAACCCCCTGAGCGAGGCGCCGCTGCCCACCCACCCCCGCCTGGCGGCTAAATTCCCGTCCCTCCGCGACGCCCGCTGGTACCCGGCCTTGGGCGACGGCGCGGCCAGCAACCTGGGCTCCGGCGCCCTGCGGCCCGGCGTGGCCGCCATCAACTTCGGCACCAGCGGCGCGCTGCGCGTCGGCGTCCGCGCGGGCAAGGGAGCCCAGGGGCCGCTGGCCCCGCTGGGCCTCTTCGCCTACCGGATCGACGCCGATTACCGCCTCCTGGGCGGCGCGATCAGCAACGCGGGCAACCTCCGCGCCTGGGCCCTCCGCGTCCTGCGGCTGCCGGACGCCGCCGCGCTCGAAAGGGAAGCCGCGCGCCGCCTCGGCCCCGCGCCGGGCCTGGAAATGCTCCCCTTCCTGGCCGGGGAGCGCGCCCCCACCTGGCCGGACGGCATCCCCGCTGCCTTCTTCGGCATGACGCAGGCCACGACCGCCCTCGACCTCCTTCACGCGCTGGAGGAGGCCAGCTACCTGCGCCTGGCCCGCATCGCGGAGCTGGTGGAAAAGACGGCGGGCCGCCGCCTTTCCTACATCGTCTCCGGCGGCCTCCTCCACTCCCCCGCCGCCCTTCAGCAGCTGGCCGACGTCCTGGGACGCCCGGTCCATCCCTCCCTGGAGCCGGAAGCCTCCCTCCGGGGGGCCGCCCTCTACGCCCTCCAAAACTCGGGACTTCTGCAAAAGAATCTCCGCCCCCTCCATGGACCCGCCGTTCGCCCCCGTCCCCAGGCCGCGCGGGCCTACGCCGCCGCCCGGGAAAAACAGGCATCCCTGGAGGCCGAATTAGGGCGATGGAAAACTCTCGGCGGAAGCGTTCAGGTTCGTTAG